The sequence ttaatttgataccaacctgaacagctccagttttggtatttgctttgaacattgcatcaatcatatgatgcaattgttcatttagaaaatcaaagtcggaagcagacatgctacttgagtcgtcagaacgaacgttattttccgttgaagaatgggtatgaaagtcattcatcgtcggtaaatattcagaatttaattttgcctgcctgcagCGATCCTTGCATAGGTGggcgtgtttgaaaaattagaattcgacgaactgctcgttacttggtgagaggtaggagcaaaatttgttccttGATTGtagtgggtatgaattgctcgacccgCAAATGATTGCgaattttgagcgtttgaaatatgtttacccggCAAATTtgggatcctattggaatttcccgtcaattttgcacgggaattcaaaacttttttgggtgaagggcattcccagaaattggatttatgattgcccccacaattggcccatttaaatttattggaatcttcgcTCACAtgacaggcgtccttggcgtgagaggttccaccacaaatcatgcatttagcatccatgggacaatgtttagttccgtgaatccacttttggcacttacggcactgagtggggttttggaaatttcccccaggtcTGAGAAAATgctcccatgtaacacggacatgggacataatacagacCTTTTCCAAATttatcatattatttagttcactcttgttgaagtgaactaaataaaatgagAAACACCACTCTGAtaagtaccagagcgagatttctttttcatcttaattacttggactggtgaaaatctaagtaattgaatcatttaaattttaatttcattcagtgatttatcatcactggggagatctttcaagacgactttgaacaatcgctcagttttgtcattATATGTGGAGAATGTAttccgcttctcagttaaacaCTGATGAAGATGTTTGTGATCGTCAAAGAATctcggcaaaacgcggcagtcaccctttctggcaatctgaaatcaaaccttgatcccctgaaggtaacttaaaatctcattcctaaagccagaaaactctgcaacagataccacaaattggcggaatcctttgcttctttacatggatcgaatcacctgggctatttagaggtagattcgatttgctcaatttcgtcatgaatcaaatcgaacgGATTGCTCAGTTTGATAGGAGgtgaattatttccgatattagagttagaaggaatatctgaagtttCCAGCTTCCTTCCGCGCTTGGGCTGGACGGTCTTTAatccttgtttctttgaaggaagtggagaattcagagattcccccttcctcttgtttttgttaatgctcattgctgagcgtgaagacgtgaccttctaagaggtttttttccctgaacggtgtccctgcagcattaccaccgcttgtcggaattttacttccgcaaacgggtccaacgtaaaacgaaggcacgggtccaagcaaaTATCGTAACTGGATCAATGGGTATAAATAGCGCTGAAAAGcaatattgaaattgaaatagcttcgggtagtattaaaaatttccttccgcaaagagaaaaATCAACCGCACAGTACAAGAGCACAATGCGGTCTGGGGCTACATCGCTTGAAGTTACATATAGTGAGACCATTGTTACACTGGTTGATCTGTAGATCTATACTTCAAGGAGTTCTTAGATGACCTACAAACCTTGAAGAAGATAAATCACCTAGCGTGTTGCAATAGACCAGAATAGCATTTTTTCTCATGAAGTTGCACTTAGGAAGCTCATACTGGAGCAGGTTAATCCGTTAGTTTATACTccatggagttcttagatgacCTACAAATCATAAAAATGATGATGAATCACCCAACGCGCAACTTAAGACCGGAATGAGGCTATTCCGCATAAAGTAACATTATGAGAAGTTCACCGTTACGCTGGTTATCTGTAGATCTGCagccaagaagttcttggatgacctaaactGCTTACGAAGGCTGGCCGCTACAgataactcgtcttatgacaagtgaagatattctACTAAAGagctttacattttttttaatattagaATTTGTCCAAACGTGGGTAGGAGCTCtctatacttcttcttcttctatggctctacattaaaaattggaacttggcctgcttttcaacttagtattctattagcatttccacagttattaattgaaagctttttctatgaccgccattgcatgagtatgaatcttgtgtggcaagtacaatggatacactatgcccagggtgtcgagaaagttttcaacccgaaaacatcctagaccggacctagaattgaactcgccatctccggattggcaatcctatgcctttgctcgcaaggctactggagacccctctATACTAcacatcttattattaaataaatCATCTGGCAACAAGTAAATTATCAACAAGAACAGGCGTTGATTACGTAGGCGTCACCTAAAAagatcaaattttgttttgcgttttgttttttgaatctgtttctccctcccaggtCCAAACCATTTCAACTACGTGGACAGTACAGTTTCGTAAATAAAGCATGTAAAGGGACTAGTCGAAAGAGTACCCTGCCGGACTAATATGCCTAGAAACCACCAAACAAATGCTTCATTTCTCGAcatgaatctataccatttggAGGAAAGACATTCAGTCGAATTACATTTTGACGAAttgacatttgatcgaaaagacactacgtcgaatgaCCATTTGGTCGGAATTGAGTTTTCGATTATCCATTTACAAATTGTGGTTCGAATTGAATTGTATACCAAACTATAGTTACTTGTTGTGTAATGAAAACAATAAGGAAATCTATGCTGTAATTCACTtccgaccaaatgtcccttGAATTGACTTGGTCTGGCAAATGCAAACACACTGGATACTAACATTTTCATGTTGGCCAATTTATCGGCGTGAAAAACGAAATCTTAATACTGCTAATCCAACTCGTAATTTATTTATCTCAATCTTGTACCGTCTTTCATCTGTACATgccacttttttttcgaaaactccacGCGTTGGGCTGtgtcgagcattgtccaggatAACGTGCTGCAGGTCCCAGCCATAAAGTTCTGCACGATCTTAGAAtccacagttttttttcttcatattcACCAATGCTTCTTCATTTCTTCCACATTCTTCACCACTTTAGGTTATTCTAGAAGGTGCTTCTTCATAATGACCTAGAATTATTCTATTGGGCACAGTTGCGGAGTGTCAGATCTTTCGGCTCGAAATCGACGTTATTTGGTTTATACCATTCTACAATGTCGTTCGCGTAGTGGCATGATGCAAAATTCGGCCAGAAGATCATCGGACCGTCGTGAACCTTTAGGAGAGGGAGAAGTCGCTTTTTGAGACACACCAGATACACCTGTCCATTTATGGTGCTTGCGGTAACGAAAGGTTTACTCCGCTTTCCGCAAGGACAAGATACGATATGTTGTGTGTCCGAAGGTTCTCGGGAACATCCCACTTATCCTTGGCAGTCACATACAGGTTTCCTGGAATCTGATTGAAGTCTGCCTTCAGATCGTCAGCCATTACGCAGCAGTGTGGTTTCGTTTAGGCTTTTCGCAACCGTATTCTGTTTCTCGTCACGGTTTGGGGATTCTTGATCTTTAACGTACGTAGTCCAGCTCGAGTTTTAGTATTCTGCATGAAAGTCTTGTAAACATGCAACTTTTTAGTCACATCTCGTGACATCTCGTTTGCTATCGTTCTCGTTGAGCTGACGACGCTAACACTCAGACGTTCTTCATACCGTCTTATGATACCAGACACCATGGGAATCGCgattctcagttttttttccaatggcACGGTGCGACAGATCCttgttttcaaagtactcgtGCAAAACTTTTTCGCGCACACCCTATTCTTTCACCGCCAATTCACAGACGTACAAGATGTAGCTTAAAAACTTATgaaaaatttgaacaaatttacATGTAACCAGTTTTTCTCATCACTTCGATGAATGTTCTGTCGGTTTTCACTAATGAAATTAGCTATCAATTATTTATTTGTACGCATTTATTATAACATATAGCATTTAAGTAACTGACTTCAAAAACAACATTAACACATTTTTGTAAATATCAGTCTCGATTATAGAGAGTCGTTAAAAAGTTTCCTATTTTTCTTCAGCATCTGTTTCATGACAGTTTGGTAGTCGCAAAAAAGCATATCAAACTGTCTCACGCTTGTTGTTTACCACTTAGTTGCCGTTAGTCGTGCGCTTCGGTAGTTGTCCGCCGTGGCGTTGTTTTTCTAACTTTTCTACAGCTGCACGTCGTTTCGTCTTCATCGGAAGCGGTGGTGGTCGTTTCGGAGGTACTTGCCGTTGTCGTTGTCACCGGGCATTCATGGTCAGCTGTTGCTGCTGATGGTGTTTCTCCACAATCATCGTGTGTTGTCGAAATTTCGGTTGTTGTTATCGCTTCGGAAGTGGATGTATCCGGATGTATGGTGGTTGTAGTTCCAGCAGTTGATGTTGTATGTACGGTAGATGTTGTTTCTTcggttgttgtcgtttttcccGTCGTTGTTGTTGAGTCACCTCCAGTTGTTGTTAATTCTTCAGGAGCAGTTGTTGACGTACTTTCAGCTGTTGTCCCCTCGGTTGTTGTAGTTCCTTCAGTTGTTGTAGTTGCTTCAGTTGTAGTTTTTTCAGTTGTGGTAGTGCCTTCAATTGTGGTTGTACTTTTAGTTGTGATAGTTCCTTCAGTTGTTGTAGTTCCTTCTGAAGATGTTTCAGCAGTTGTTGATGTGATTCCTTCAGGTGTCGTAGTTTTTTCAGTTGTTGTTGAATCTTCACTGGTCTTTTGGGTTGTTGAAGTCTCTTCAGTTGTTGTAGTAATGCTTGGAGTTGTTGTCATAACTTCCGTTGTTGTAGTGTCTGCATGTGATCCTGTATCTACAGTTGTCGTACAAACGTGTGTCGTGGTGCTGTTGAGGTTCATACACATGCATGTTGTGCCAGATTCATTTGTTGTCGTTGGTTTTGAAGTTGTGGTTGTTGATTCAGAAGTTGTCGTAGTAGTCTTTGgagttgttgttgtcgttggttTTGAAGTTGTGGTTGTTGATTCAGAAGTTGTCGTAGTGGTCTCTGGAGTCGTTGTAGTGCTATgagttgttgttgtcgtaggtTTGGAAGTTGTGGTTGTTGATTCAGAAGTTGTCGTAGTAGTCTTTGgagttgttgttgtcgttggttTTGAAGTTGTGGTAGTTGATTCAGAAGTTGTCGTAGTGGTCTCTGGAGTCGTTGTAGTGCTATaagttgttgttgtcgtaggtTTGGAAGTTGTGGTTGTTTGTTTAGAAGTTGTCGTAGTGGTCTTTGGAGTAGTTGTGGTACTATgagttgttgttgtcgttggttTGGAAGTTGTGGTTGTTGATTCAGAAGTTGTCGTAGTAGTCTTTGgagttgttgttgtcgttggttTTGAAGTTGTGGTAGTTGATTCAGAAGTTGTCGTAGTGGTCTCTGGAGTCGTTGTAGTGCTATgagttgttgttgtcgtaggtTTGGAAGTTGTGGTTGTTTGTTTAGAAGTTGTCGTAGTGGTCTTTGGAGTAGTTGTGGTACTATgagttgttgttgtcgttggttTGGAAGTTGTGGTTGTTGATTCAGAAGTTGTCGTAGTAGTCTTTGGAGTTGTTGTAGTTGTTGGGTTTGTAGTTGTGGTAGTTGATTCAGAAGTTGTCGTAGTGGTCTCTGGAGTCGTTGTAGTGCTATgagttgttgttgtcgtaggtTTGGAAGTTGTGGTTGTAGATTTAGAAGTTGTAGTTGTAGTCTTTGGAGTCGTTGTCGTTGGTTTTgaagttgttgttgttgatttAGAAGTTCTCGTAGTAGTCTTTGGAGTAGTTGTAGTTGTTGGTTTGGATGTTGTGGTTGTTGATTTAGAAGTTGTAGTTGTAGTCTTTGgagttgttgttgtcgttggttTTGaagttgttgttgtcgttggtttggacgttgttgttgttgatttAGAAGTTGTCGTAGGAGTCTTTGTAGTGGTTGTAGTTGCTGGTTTGGATGTTGTGGTTGTAGTTTTAGAAGTTTTCGTTGTAGTCTTTGgagttgttgttgtcgttggttTGGaagttgttgttgtcgttggttTCGAAGTTGTGGTTGTTGATTCAGAAGTTGTCGTAGTTGTCTTTGGAGTTATTGTCGTTGTTGTAGATGTTGGTTTGGACGTTGTGGTTGTCGATTTAGAAGTCGTAGTTGTAATCTTTggagttgttgttgttgatttAGCAGTTGTCGTAGTAGTCTTTGGAGTGGTTGTAGTTGTTGGTTTGGATGTTGTGGTTGTTGATTCAGAAGTTGTCGTAGTAGTCTTTGgagttgttgttgtcgttgtttTCGaagttgttgttgtcgttggttTGGAAGTTGTGGTTGTTGATTTAGAAGTTGTCGTTGTAGTCTTTGGAGTGGTTGTTGTCGTTGGTTTTGGAGTTGTTGTCGTTGGTTTGGAAGTTGTCGTAGTAGTCTTTGGAGTAGTTGTGGTAGTTAGTTTCgatgttgttgttgtcgttggttTGGAAGTTGTGGTTGTTGATTTAGAAGTTGTCGTGGTAGTCTTAGGAGTTGTTGTAGTCGTTGGTTTGGAAGTTGTGGTTGTTGATTTAGAAGTTGTTGTTGTAGTCTTTGGAGTAGTTGTGGTTGTTGGTTTGgaagttgttgttgttgatttAGAAGTAGTCGTAGTAGTCTTTGGAGTTGCTGTTGTCGTTGTTTTTGAAGTTGTTGTAGTTGTTGGTTTTGAAGTTGTCGTGGTAGTCTTTGGAGTTGTTGTAGTCGTTGGTTTGGAAGTTGTGGTTGTTGATTTAGAAGTTGTTGTTGTAGTCTTTGGAGTCGTTGTTGTAGTCTTTGGAGTTGTTCTTGTCGTTGTTGTAGTCTTTGGAGTTGTTCTTGTCGTTGTTTTTGAAGTTGTTGTAGTCGTTGGTTTAGATGTTGTGGTTGTTGATTTAGGAGTTGTCGTAGTAGTCTTTGGAGTTCTTGTTGTCGTTGTCTTTGAAGTTGTTGTAGTCGTTGGTTTAGATGTTGTGGTTGTTGATTTTGAAGTTGTCGTTGTTGTGGTTGTTGATTTAGGAGTTGTCGTAGTAGTCTTTGgagttgttgttgtcgttgtttTTGAAGTTGTTGTAGTCGTAGGTTTGGAAGTTGTGGTTGTTGATTTTGAAGTTGTCGTTGTAGTCTTTGGAGTAGTTGTAGTTGTTGGTTTGGATGTTGTGGTTGTTGTAGTAGTCTTTGGAGTTCTTGTTGTCGTTGTCTTTGAAGTTGTTGTAGTCGTTGGTTTGGATGTTGTGGTTGTTGATTTTGAAGTTGTCGTTGTAGTCTTTGGAGTAGTTGTAGTTGTTGGTTTGGATGTTGTGGTTGTTGATTTAGAAGTTGTCGTAGTAGACTTTGGAGTTGTTGATGTCGTTGGTTTTAAGGTTGTTGTAGTTGTGGGTTTGGAAGTTGTTGTTGATTTAGCAGTTGTTGCAGTAGTCTTTGgagttgttgttgtcgttgtttTTGAAGTTGGTGTAGTCGTTGGTTTAGATGTTGTGGTTGTTGATTTTGAAGTTGTCGTAGTTGTCTTTGGAGTAGTTGTGGTTGTTGATTTAGGAGTTGTCGTAGTAGTCTTTGGAGTTGTTGTTTTTGAAGTTGTTGTAGTCGTAGGTTTGGAAGTTGTGGTTGTTGATTTTGAAGTTGTCTTTGTAGTCTTTGGAGTAGTTGTAGTTTTTGGTTTGGATGTTGTGGTTGTTGATTTAGAAGTTGTCGTAGTAGACTTTGgagttgttgttgtcgttggttTTGAGGTTGTTGTAGTTGTGGGTTTGGTAGTTGTGGTTGTTGATTTAGAAGTTGTTGTAGTAGTCTTTGgagttgttgttgtcgttgtttTTGAAGTTGTTGTAGTCGTTGGTTTAGATGTTGTGGTTGTTGATTTTGAAGTTGTCGTAGTTGTCTTTGGAGTAGTTGTGGTTGTTGATTTAGGAGTTGTCGTAGTAGTCTTTGGAGTTGTTGTTGTTGGCTTGGAAGTTGTGGTTGTTGATTTTGAAGTTGTCGTAGTAGACTTTGgagttgttgttgtcgttggttTTGTGGTTGTTGTAGTTGTGGGTTTGGATGTTGTGGTTGTTGATTTAGAAGTTGTC comes from Armigeres subalbatus isolate Guangzhou_Male chromosome 2, GZ_Asu_2, whole genome shotgun sequence and encodes:
- the LOC134209817 gene encoding mucin-2-like, with translation MCGTRHLLTIGLFFVGFINGSRLHGGCDRRVSSPSHNCPQQDFTLEVVFRHEVYVDRYYRCVFGEAREFLCPFGIPFDPVQGRCRYATEADIKSWQVKKLVPCDKCVTGNEIVGLGAFLPEYMQCVYKGVAEKPTTTTTPKTTTTTSKSTTTTSKPTTTTTSKTTTTRTPKTTTTTTTSKPTTTTTPKTTTTTSKSTTTTSKPTTTTTSKTTTTTTPKTTTTTPKSTTTTTTTSKSTTTTSKPTTTTTSKTTTTRTPKTTTTTPKSTTTTSKPTTTTTSKTTTRTTPKTTTTTRTTPKTTTTTPKTTTTTSKSTTTTSKPTTTTTPKTTTTTSKPTTTTTSKTTTTATPKTTTTTSKSTTTTSKPTTTTTPKTTTTTSKSTTTTSKPTTTTTPKTTTTTSKSTTTTSKPTTTTTSKLTTTTTPKTTTTTSKPTTTTPKPTTTTTPKTTTTTSKSTTTTSKPTTTTTSKTTTTTTPKTTTTTSESTTTTSKPTTTTTPKTTTTTAKSTTTTPKITTTTSKSTTTTSKPTSTTTTITPKTTTTTSESTTTTSKPTTTTTSKPTTTTTPKTTTKTSKTTTTTSKPATTTTTKTPTTTSKSTTTTSKPTTTTTSKPTTTTTPKTTTTTSKSTTTTSKPTTTTTPKTTTRTSKSTTTTSKPTTTTPKTTTTTSKSTTTTSKPTTTTTHSTTTTPETTTTTSESTTTTTNPTTTTTPKTTTTTSESTTTTSKPTTTTTHSTTTTPKTTTTTSKQTTTTSKPTTTTTHSTTTTPETTTTTSESTTTTSKPTTTTTPKTTTTTSESTTTTSKPTTTTTHSTTTTPKTTTTTSKQTTTTSKPTTTTTYSTTTTPETTTTTSESTTTTSKPTTTTTPKTTTTTSESTTTTSKPTTTTTHSTTTTPETTTTTSESTTTTSKPTTTTTPKTTTTTSESTTTTSKPTTTNESGTTFMTTTPSITTTTEETSTTQKTSEDSTTTEKTTTPEGITSTTAETSSEGTTTTEGTITTKSTTTIEGTTTTEKTTTEATTTTEGTTTTEGTTAESTSTTAPEELTTTGGDSTTTTGKTTTTEETTSTVHTTSTAGTTTTIHPDTSTSEAITTTEISTTHDDCGETPSAATADHECPVTTTTASTSETTTTASDEDETTCSCRKVRKTTPRRTTTEAHD